Proteins encoded in a region of the Streptomyces akebiae genome:
- a CDS encoding NUDIX hydrolase gives MTAFSPPTSDDSGAACCDHTSVGVLISSPGGLLVFERATPPAGIAPVAGHVDQHGGPGQAARAEVAEEVGLAVTHLHLLLERWRPNRCRRPTCQTVGHRWWIYQAQVSGPIRPSDREVRDPRWIHPDQLQQHAHRTAAYAEGRISESEFTAKPGLAPVWVRFLHDLQLVTLAPEALDLIDRVI, from the coding sequence TTGACCGCGTTTTCTCCACCCACCAGCGACGACAGCGGCGCGGCGTGCTGCGACCACACCAGCGTCGGAGTACTCATCTCCTCACCGGGCGGACTGCTCGTCTTCGAGCGTGCGACGCCCCCGGCCGGCATCGCCCCGGTGGCCGGCCATGTCGACCAGCACGGCGGCCCCGGCCAGGCAGCCCGCGCGGAGGTCGCTGAGGAAGTCGGCCTGGCCGTCACGCATCTTCATCTGCTGCTGGAGCGGTGGCGGCCCAACCGGTGCCGCCGCCCGACCTGTCAGACCGTGGGCCACCGCTGGTGGATCTACCAGGCCCAGGTATCCGGGCCGATTCGACCGTCCGACCGAGAGGTGCGCGACCCCCGATGGATACACCCCGACCAGCTCCAGCAGCACGCGCACCGCACCGCGGCCTACGCCGAAGGCCGAATAAGCGAATCGGAGTTCACGGCGAAGCCCGGTCTTGCGCCGGTGTGGGTCCGCTTCCTGCACGACCTGCAGCTCGTAACGCTGGCCCCCGAAGCCCTGGACCTGATCGACCGGGTCATCTGA
- a CDS encoding NUDIX hydrolase, with the protein MIDQVTLEAALADARLAALEFDGARAWLENARQGPMEPLAAEVWVTDPTFSHVLLVKHRVRGWVPPGGKVELGETPREAAVRELWEETGLRGELLPAPAAVAVRSYRADWSATLGLSYAAVIGRDVPLGGESGQPPRWVALEEEWESAFPEDRDRIGAHVRRLAAGQSVGAY; encoded by the coding sequence ATGATCGACCAGGTGACCTTGGAAGCGGCGCTCGCCGATGCCCGCCTTGCCGCGCTGGAGTTCGACGGCGCACGGGCATGGTTGGAGAACGCCCGGCAAGGGCCGATGGAACCGCTCGCGGCCGAGGTCTGGGTTACCGACCCGACCTTCAGCCACGTCCTGCTCGTGAAGCACAGGGTGCGTGGATGGGTACCGCCTGGCGGCAAAGTCGAGTTGGGCGAGACACCGCGGGAGGCCGCTGTCCGCGAGCTGTGGGAGGAGACCGGCCTGCGCGGTGAGCTGCTGCCCGCGCCAGCGGCTGTCGCTGTGCGTTCCTACCGGGCCGACTGGTCGGCGACGCTGGGCTTGTCGTACGCCGCGGTCATCGGCCGCGACGTGCCACTCGGTGGGGAGAGCGGGCAGCCGCCGAGGTGGGTCGCCCTGGAGGAGGAGTGGGAGAGCGCCTTCCCCGAGGACCGCGACCGCATCGGCGCGCACGTCCGCCGACTGGCGGCCGGGCAGTCGGTCGGGGCGTACTGA
- a CDS encoding pyridoxamine 5'-phosphate oxidase family protein, translated as MPSDKFSQTLEHSEFWNEYHLCTLTTLRTDGSPHVVPVGVTVDADAGVARVITRKSSKKVANIQAFRPGEARVAVCQVDGGRWATLEGLAEVLTDAAAVDDAVARYADRYGRTPAPDPERVVIEIKIERAMGLAALTRPASTERAA; from the coding sequence ATGCCTAGTGACAAATTCAGCCAGACGCTTGAACACTCTGAGTTCTGGAATGAATACCATCTGTGCACACTGACCACTCTGCGGACCGACGGAAGTCCGCATGTGGTGCCCGTCGGAGTCACCGTTGACGCCGACGCCGGAGTCGCCCGGGTTATCACACGCAAATCAAGCAAGAAGGTCGCCAATATTCAGGCGTTCCGTCCCGGCGAAGCCCGCGTGGCCGTTTGCCAGGTCGACGGAGGACGCTGGGCCACCCTGGAAGGACTGGCCGAGGTGCTCACCGACGCCGCAGCGGTCGACGATGCCGTGGCGCGCTACGCCGACCGGTACGGACGGACTCCGGCCCCGGACCCCGAGCGCGTGGTCATCGAGATCAAGATCGAACGGGCCATGGGACTGGCCGCACTTACCCGCCCTGCGTCGACTGAACGTGCCGCGTGA
- a CDS encoding MAB_1171c family putative transporter, translated as MLLLIIAAAVIWRLYLWSRAPHDAPTRSVALSLLSAGLSYPVAMPGGTTGIDTVAGHGTAKLVQNVLLLLTVYFLMCFYLYSADGYAARRRARWEAAVVAAVTAAIILAAVSVPHEALAGSFSTADMTIPQVAFFYTGAGLYLMYALGAAGRWSARYARMSRRPHATGLWMTAIGLGAMAAACAVRAVFVAVRWSGGSVPHQLTASVAVGLVVSSLLFVAGITYSGVRARITATRLWLRRRRDHRRLIPLWQLLIEVYPENELRPASRGLWDRWRARGVHRRYHRRIVECRDGLVDISPYLVRGEDGTGLLDLDPTQLARRLRSAATMIKNGVPAPGQAVALAVPQEDDRNADVRQLIAVSEALRLTA; from the coding sequence ATGCTCCTGCTGATCATCGCGGCTGCCGTCATATGGCGGCTCTACCTGTGGTCGCGCGCCCCGCACGACGCTCCCACCCGGTCGGTCGCCCTCTCCCTCCTGAGCGCGGGCCTGTCGTATCCGGTGGCCATGCCGGGGGGCACCACCGGCATCGACACCGTGGCCGGGCACGGCACGGCGAAGCTGGTCCAGAACGTCCTACTGTTGCTGACGGTCTACTTCCTGATGTGCTTCTACCTGTACTCGGCCGACGGGTACGCAGCGCGGCGTCGTGCCCGGTGGGAAGCCGCCGTCGTGGCCGCAGTCACGGCGGCGATCATCCTGGCGGCCGTGAGCGTGCCGCACGAGGCGCTCGCCGGCTCGTTCAGCACGGCAGACATGACGATCCCCCAGGTCGCCTTCTTCTACACCGGCGCCGGCCTGTACCTGATGTATGCGCTCGGTGCTGCCGGACGGTGGTCCGCCCGCTACGCCCGCATGTCCCGTCGCCCTCACGCGACGGGTCTGTGGATGACCGCGATCGGCCTCGGCGCGATGGCGGCGGCCTGCGCCGTCCGCGCGGTCTTCGTCGCCGTCCGGTGGAGCGGGGGGTCCGTGCCGCACCAGCTCACGGCGAGCGTGGCGGTCGGGCTGGTGGTGTCGAGTCTGCTCTTCGTCGCGGGCATCACCTATTCGGGGGTTCGCGCCAGGATCACGGCGACGCGGCTGTGGCTGCGCCGGCGGCGGGATCACCGTCGGCTGATCCCGCTGTGGCAGCTGCTGATCGAGGTCTATCCGGAGAATGAGCTGCGCCCTGCTTCCCGCGGGCTCTGGGACCGGTGGCGGGCGCGTGGCGTGCACCGCCGCTACCACCGGCGGATAGTGGAATGCCGGGACGGACTGGTTGACATCAGCCCCTACCTGGTCCGCGGGGAGGACGGCACCGGCCTGCTGGACCTTGATCCGACTCAGCTGGCCCGGCGCCTGCGATCCGCCGCGACCATGATCAAGAACGGCGTCCCGGCACCGGGTCAGGCGGTCGCCCTGGCAGTGCCGCAGGAAGACGACCGGAACGCTGATGTCCGTCAGCTGATCGCGGTGTCGGAAGCGCTCCGGCTGACTGCGTGA
- a CDS encoding metal-dependent hydrolase family protein has protein sequence MLITAGRVLTGSGTYLEDGAVLVEGDSIIEVGPRTQLADRAGADGILLAFPDETVVPGLIDAHVHLAFDGGGDPVATLHESSDERLLQDMRQRAKQLLSSGVTTVRDLGDRNGLALRLDTEINRGSTPGPRIVSAGTPATPPGGHCHFLGGEVSGVAEVRDLVRRNLAGGVGVIKAMVTGGGLTKDGPKSWQSQFSAEELQALVDEAHQAGVPVAAHAHGADGIAAAVDAGVDTIEHCTWMTSDGFDLRQDVLKKIIDQGIAVCPAVSPHWQMLPRFFGEERAAAMFALVREMAEAGAKLIAGTDAGVQRAGFDGLVPALAFYEHLGLPNSRILDMATVDAAGALGLGGKAGRIAPGLRADLLIVGGDPLDDLGALQQIRAVIAAGRVHEASWPAEKQQ, from the coding sequence ATGCTGATCACAGCCGGCCGGGTCCTGACTGGGTCCGGGACGTACCTGGAGGACGGTGCCGTCCTCGTCGAGGGCGACTCGATCATCGAAGTCGGGCCGCGCACGCAGCTCGCTGACCGCGCCGGGGCAGACGGGATCCTCCTGGCGTTTCCCGACGAGACGGTGGTGCCCGGGCTGATCGACGCCCACGTGCATCTCGCGTTCGACGGCGGCGGCGACCCTGTGGCCACTCTCCACGAGTCCAGCGACGAGAGACTGCTGCAGGACATGCGCCAGCGCGCGAAGCAGCTCCTGTCCAGCGGTGTGACGACGGTCCGCGACCTGGGCGACCGCAACGGCCTGGCCCTCCGCCTCGACACGGAGATCAACCGGGGCAGCACTCCCGGCCCGCGCATCGTGTCCGCGGGCACACCAGCCACCCCGCCCGGAGGCCACTGCCACTTCCTGGGCGGTGAGGTCTCCGGCGTGGCCGAGGTCCGTGATCTCGTGCGCCGCAACCTCGCTGGGGGTGTCGGCGTGATCAAGGCGATGGTGACCGGCGGCGGCCTGACCAAGGACGGGCCGAAGAGCTGGCAGAGCCAGTTCTCCGCAGAGGAACTCCAGGCCCTGGTGGACGAGGCACACCAGGCCGGAGTGCCGGTGGCCGCGCACGCGCACGGAGCGGACGGCATCGCAGCGGCCGTGGACGCCGGCGTGGACACGATCGAGCACTGCACCTGGATGACGAGCGACGGCTTCGACCTCCGTCAGGACGTCCTGAAAAAAATCATCGACCAGGGCATCGCGGTCTGCCCGGCCGTCAGCCCGCACTGGCAGATGCTGCCCCGCTTCTTCGGAGAAGAGCGGGCAGCAGCCATGTTCGCCCTGGTCCGCGAGATGGCCGAAGCCGGCGCCAAGCTCATCGCCGGCACCGACGCAGGCGTTCAGCGGGCCGGGTTCGACGGGCTCGTGCCGGCGCTCGCGTTCTACGAGCACCTGGGCCTGCCCAACAGCAGGATCCTCGACATGGCCACCGTGGACGCGGCCGGAGCCCTGGGGCTAGGCGGGAAGGCGGGCCGGATCGCGCCCGGGCTCCGCGCGGACCTGCTGATCGTCGGCGGAGATCCGCTGGACGACCTCGGTGCCCTCCAGCAGATCCGTGCCGTGATCGCGGCAGGACGGGTGCACGAGGCAAGCTGGCCAGCAGAGAAGCAGCAGTAG
- a CDS encoding helix-turn-helix domain-containing protein codes for MPARHFDRDRARAVRRAADIFQSEVAAELGVSDSAVANWEAGHSSPDPEKLPAYAAALRGDLDDLFPRRGLPDLADLRCDAGIYQYETAAVIGTKSAGPVAGAERGDRRLKDRYVPALAEKYGVSETELRRAEDRSMAAAEARKNGTAEEPGTQDTTAPDSSGVPGSLAEKITLLLQRSYPGPQGPPSDAEMAAEVNAHAGAEIITGEDFADLRAGVTETAPPVVLDALAAVVGVSRMYFEPDEAVAAQVYEGLQLLAAAKKGAVGRVRARGLGSRGLSPKALALVNELVAEMTEKEADTK; via the coding sequence ATGCCTGCCCGTCACTTCGACCGAGACCGTGCTCGCGCGGTACGGCGAGCTGCCGACATCTTCCAGAGTGAGGTGGCGGCAGAGCTGGGCGTGTCCGACTCCGCGGTGGCGAACTGGGAGGCCGGCCACTCCTCGCCCGATCCGGAGAAGCTGCCCGCATACGCGGCGGCCCTCAGGGGTGACCTGGACGATCTGTTTCCCCGTCGCGGCCTGCCCGATCTGGCTGATCTGCGCTGCGACGCCGGCATCTACCAGTACGAGACGGCCGCGGTGATCGGAACCAAGAGCGCCGGACCGGTCGCGGGAGCCGAGCGAGGCGACCGTCGGCTCAAGGACAGATACGTCCCGGCCCTGGCAGAGAAGTATGGCGTCAGCGAAACAGAGTTGCGCCGGGCCGAGGATCGTTCCATGGCCGCCGCAGAGGCGCGGAAGAACGGCACGGCGGAGGAGCCTGGAACCCAAGACACCACGGCTCCGGACTCGAGCGGGGTGCCGGGATCCCTCGCCGAGAAGATCACTCTGCTCCTGCAGCGCTCCTACCCCGGTCCGCAGGGACCCCCCTCGGACGCCGAGATGGCGGCCGAGGTGAATGCCCATGCCGGGGCGGAGATCATCACCGGGGAAGACTTCGCCGATCTTCGGGCCGGCGTCACGGAAACGGCGCCGCCCGTGGTCCTGGATGCGCTGGCCGCCGTTGTCGGTGTGTCCCGGATGTACTTCGAGCCGGACGAGGCCGTGGCCGCCCAGGTCTATGAGGGTCTCCAGTTGCTGGCCGCCGCGAAGAAGGGCGCCGTGGGCCGGGTGCGAGCTCGCGGCCTGGGTTCGAGGGGTCTGTCGCCCAAGGCGTTGGCGCTGGTCAACGAGCTGGTGGCGGAGATGACGGAGAAGGAAGCGGACACCAAGTAG
- a CDS encoding ATP-binding protein codes for MTRAHLADPQPAIGERLRARLEARLTERGIDPTAPLPDTPEPIPALEAAQARIPVDYRDAVVEHPDVAAWVRSITEAAVEPNAGGLNPHYGKAGRRRIAHGPSLLLWGSTGAGKTHQAYGAIRALTAAGCSVSWQATTAADLYADMRPQSGVDPEHMLRRIVRVPLLLLDDLGAAKGSQWTEEITFRLVNWRCQNRLPTIFTTNLPPVRDRGVPPQQPVLRDVIGDRVLSRLSGMCTPVHFSGPDRRFQRR; via the coding sequence GTGACCCGCGCACACCTCGCCGACCCTCAGCCCGCCATCGGCGAGCGGCTGCGCGCCCGGTTGGAGGCCAGGCTGACCGAACGCGGCATCGACCCGACTGCGCCGCTGCCGGACACCCCGGAGCCGATCCCGGCGCTGGAGGCCGCGCAGGCGCGTATCCCGGTCGACTACCGCGACGCCGTGGTCGAGCACCCCGACGTCGCCGCCTGGGTCCGTTCCATCACCGAGGCCGCGGTCGAGCCGAACGCCGGCGGCCTCAACCCGCACTACGGCAAGGCCGGACGCCGGCGGATCGCGCACGGCCCGTCGCTGCTGCTGTGGGGCAGCACCGGGGCGGGCAAGACGCATCAGGCGTACGGCGCGATCCGGGCCCTGACCGCCGCCGGGTGCAGCGTGTCCTGGCAGGCGACGACTGCCGCCGACCTGTACGCCGATATGCGCCCGCAGTCCGGGGTGGATCCGGAGCACATGCTGCGCCGGATCGTGCGGGTGCCGCTGCTGCTGCTCGACGACCTCGGCGCCGCCAAGGGCTCGCAGTGGACGGAGGAGATCACCTTCCGGCTGGTGAACTGGCGCTGCCAGAACCGCCTGCCGACGATCTTCACCACGAACCTGCCGCCGGTCCGCGACCGGGGCGTGCCCCCGCAGCAGCCGGTCCTGCGCGACGTGATCGGCGACCGCGTCCTGTCCCGCCTGTCCGGCATGTGCACACCGGTCCACTTCAGCGGCCCGGACCGGCGCTTCCAGCGCCGCTGA
- a CDS encoding WhiB family transcriptional regulator, which translates to MRTITTNDTARPTLRGIADHSWNARGLCYGMPAEDADELFFHAPRDHEAASEAKSICGRCPVKKDCFNYALDNDIRHGMWGGLTEIERRPWHARVSKRLDYARVKAAFQGRDVHLSDAEREAVVRHAYARGWSPERLAYTLQLELDWARDLMRRAAHAVADRDRYWGLYDEAEPTPDDEEDEATSSPVPRQVHTHALITALGRAA; encoded by the coding sequence TTGCGCACCATCACCACGAACGACACCGCGCGCCCGACACTGCGCGGGATCGCCGACCACAGCTGGAACGCCCGGGGCTTGTGCTACGGCATGCCGGCCGAGGACGCCGACGAGCTGTTTTTCCACGCCCCACGGGACCACGAGGCCGCCTCGGAAGCCAAGTCCATTTGCGGCCGATGCCCGGTCAAGAAGGACTGCTTCAACTACGCCCTGGACAACGACATCCGGCACGGGATGTGGGGCGGGCTGACCGAGATCGAGCGCCGCCCCTGGCACGCCCGGGTCAGCAAGCGCCTCGACTACGCGCGGGTCAAGGCAGCCTTCCAGGGCCGCGACGTGCACCTCAGCGACGCCGAACGTGAGGCCGTCGTCCGCCACGCCTACGCCCGCGGATGGTCCCCCGAGCGCCTCGCCTACACCCTCCAGCTCGAACTCGACTGGGCCCGGGACCTGATGCGTCGAGCGGCCCATGCCGTCGCCGACCGCGACCGCTACTGGGGCCTGTACGACGAGGCCGAGCCCACGCCCGACGACGAGGAGGACGAGGCCACCTCCTCGCCCGTGCCCCGGCAGGTGCACACCCATGCCCTGATCACCGCGCTCGGAAGGGCAGCATGA
- a CDS encoding MobC family plasmid mobilization relaxosome protein → MQQRERLRDEHKRVRQPSCRMNDDEYQLLARAASACRMSVASFLAHAALKAARDLDRTAAEIATEREVLNELFALRRHLGHIGNNVNQVAKALNSGADAPNTVAVLDAVTRAARRVDAFTRHYLETETTAA, encoded by the coding sequence GTGCAGCAGCGCGAGCGCCTGCGTGACGAGCACAAGCGCGTGCGCCAGCCCAGCTGCCGCATGAACGACGACGAGTACCAGCTGCTCGCACGTGCAGCGTCCGCGTGCCGTATGAGCGTCGCCAGTTTCCTTGCCCACGCCGCTCTCAAAGCCGCCCGCGATCTCGACCGCACCGCCGCCGAGATCGCCACCGAACGCGAAGTGCTGAACGAGCTGTTCGCCCTGCGCCGGCACCTCGGACACATCGGCAACAACGTCAATCAGGTGGCCAAGGCCCTGAACTCGGGTGCGGACGCCCCGAACACGGTGGCGGTCCTCGACGCCGTGACCCGCGCGGCCCGCCGCGTGGACGCCTTCACCCGGCACTACCTGGAGACCGAGACCACCGCGGCATGA
- a CDS encoding relaxase/mobilization nuclease domain-containing protein, whose amino-acid sequence MIPRVHDRGQRTIGLLYYLYGPGTHEEHIDPHLVAAWDSLAPDPGRDPNATYADLQQLLDMPVEALAKGRRPKKHVWHLSVRAAPEDPILSDEQWGDIARRMVAATGIAPDGDDAACRWAAVRHADDHIHIIATLVREDRRQPRLNNDAARSQTEARLIEAEYGLKQLNTGDGTAAKRPTSAERHKAKREGRERPAREELRETVRQAVAGATSEEEFFDRLADAGVLIHKRVAPSGDLLGYKVALPDDRNEDQEPVYYAGSTLSPDLSLPRIRKRFSNDTPSPSADTSSDQATPLAPSGPATARRRAATAVWQAVLVIDGGQDAAVAAQIAAAGEILDALAQTSAAHTRTQLRDAAFAFERATRSHVRAERGHDRALREAARDLVYSGPALGRGEDGATTAMLIDMAFFLVTAAAHWHAKKNHAQQAAAARQAAEHLRAAYQAAAGIPLGVLYQRGRHLSQPLRHKQAACLRAAVPQLAEQILAEPGWYALAATLADAESAGHDPAVLLAEAAERRELGTADSISDVLVWRLRRMADLPADATTMPIGSIPTSASTPGRATKPAAGRGEGPGKAR is encoded by the coding sequence ATGATTCCCCGAGTCCACGATCGCGGGCAGCGCACCATCGGCCTGCTCTACTACCTCTACGGGCCCGGCACCCACGAGGAGCACATCGACCCCCACCTGGTTGCCGCCTGGGACAGCCTCGCCCCCGATCCCGGCCGCGACCCGAACGCCACATACGCCGACCTCCAGCAGCTGCTGGACATGCCCGTCGAGGCCCTCGCCAAAGGCCGTCGGCCCAAGAAGCACGTATGGCACCTGTCCGTCCGGGCAGCCCCCGAGGACCCCATCCTCAGCGACGAGCAGTGGGGCGACATCGCCCGGCGCATGGTCGCGGCCACCGGCATCGCCCCCGACGGCGACGACGCGGCATGCCGCTGGGCCGCCGTACGGCACGCCGACGACCACATCCACATCATCGCCACACTCGTCCGCGAGGACCGCCGCCAGCCACGGCTGAACAACGACGCCGCCCGGTCCCAGACCGAAGCCAGGCTGATCGAAGCCGAGTACGGACTCAAGCAGCTCAACACCGGTGACGGCACCGCCGCCAAACGTCCCACCAGCGCCGAGCGCCACAAGGCCAAACGCGAGGGCCGCGAGCGCCCCGCCCGCGAGGAACTGCGCGAGACCGTACGGCAGGCAGTTGCCGGCGCCACGAGTGAGGAGGAGTTCTTCGACCGCCTAGCCGACGCCGGCGTACTGATCCACAAACGCGTCGCGCCCTCCGGCGACCTCCTCGGCTACAAGGTCGCGCTCCCCGACGACCGCAACGAAGACCAGGAGCCCGTCTACTACGCCGGTTCCACCCTCTCCCCCGACCTGTCCCTGCCCCGTATACGTAAACGCTTCTCCAACGACACCCCCTCACCGAGCGCCGACACGTCCTCGGACCAAGCCACCCCCCTGGCGCCGAGCGGCCCGGCCACGGCCAGGCGCCGGGCAGCCACGGCCGTATGGCAGGCGGTGCTGGTCATCGACGGCGGCCAGGACGCGGCGGTGGCCGCGCAGATCGCGGCGGCCGGGGAAATCCTGGACGCACTCGCCCAGACCTCAGCCGCCCACACCCGTACCCAACTGCGCGATGCGGCCTTCGCGTTCGAACGGGCCACCCGCTCTCACGTACGAGCTGAACGCGGGCACGACCGCGCCCTGCGCGAAGCCGCCCGCGACCTCGTCTACAGCGGACCCGCACTCGGCCGCGGAGAGGACGGAGCCACCACGGCGATGCTGATCGACATGGCGTTCTTCCTCGTCACGGCCGCAGCCCACTGGCACGCGAAGAAGAACCACGCCCAGCAGGCCGCCGCCGCCCGCCAGGCCGCCGAGCACCTGCGCGCCGCCTACCAGGCCGCCGCCGGCATCCCATTGGGGGTGCTGTACCAGCGGGGACGGCACCTGTCGCAGCCACTGCGGCACAAACAGGCCGCCTGCCTACGAGCGGCGGTGCCGCAGCTGGCCGAGCAGATCCTGGCCGAGCCGGGCTGGTACGCCCTCGCGGCCACCCTCGCCGACGCCGAGAGCGCCGGCCACGATCCGGCAGTGCTGCTGGCCGAGGCCGCCGAGCGGCGAGAGCTGGGCACCGCCGACTCCATCAGCGACGTGCTGGTGTGGCGGCTGCGCCGCATGGCCGATCTGCCCGCCGACGCGACCACTATGCCCATCGGCTCCATCCCTACCTCGGCCAGTACGCCGGGGCGTGCGACAAAGCCCGCAGCGGGCCGCGGCGAGGGTCCGGGCAAGGCCCGCTGA